Within Xanthomonas theicola, the genomic segment AGCTGGCGCGACAACTGGCCGGGGCCGCGCCGCTGGCGTTGCGCGGCATCCTCGACGCGATCCAGGTCGGCAGCGAATCGGCGCTCGAACAAGGCCTCGAGTACGAGACGGCGCAGTTCGGCCTCATGTTCTCCAGCCAGGACATGCGCGAAGGCACCCGTGCGTTCCTGGAGCGGCGCGCGCCGCTGTTCCGCAATCGCTGAGCCGCGGCCGATGCCCTCCTCGCCCTCCCCTGCACCACCGCTGCAACTGCTGCGCTGGGTGCTCGACGACGATCTGGACGCGGCGATCGACGGCGGCCTGATGGACTATGCCGGCGACGCCGACGACGACCGGCTGGATCCGGCGCATCCGCAGTTGCGCGCGCAGCTGCTGGCCGCGCAACGACGCCTGCGCGAGGCCTGGGCCGCGCGCGAACGCTACCGCGCACGCAGCGCACGCCTGGCGCGCCGCGCCGCCGCGCGCCAGGCCGGGCGCACGCCGCCGGCGACCGCCGCAGCCCCGGCGCTGCCGCCGGCGGCGGCGGCGATCCTGGCGCGGGCCAAGGCCAAGGCCGTCACACGGGATCCGAAATGAGCGCACGCAGCGCCGCGGCGCGGCGCGGGTGCACGCTGAGCAAGGCCGAGATCCACGAACTGTTCTCGCGGCTGGCCGAACTCAATCCCACCCCGACCACCGAGCTGGACTACACCACGCCGTTCGAACTGCTGATCGCAGTGATCCTGTCGGCGCAAGCCACCGATGTCGGCGTCAACAAGGCCACGCGCCGCCTGTATTCGGTGGCGAACACGCCGGCGGCGATCCTGGCGCTGGGCGAGGACGGCCTGAAGCGCTACATCTCCAGCATCGGCCTGTTCAACGCGAAAGCCAGGAACGTCATCGCCACCTGCCGCATCCTGGTCGAGCAGTACGCCGGCGCGGTGCCGCGCGACCGCGCCGCGCTCCAGGCCCTTCCCGGCGTCGGCCGCAAGACCGCCAATGTGGTGCTCAACACCGCCTTCGGCGAACCGACCATTGCCGTGGACACGCACATCTTCCGCGTCGCCAACCGCACCGGGCTGGCTCCGGGGAAGGACGTGCGCGCGGTCGAGGACGGCCTGCTCAAGCGGGTCCCTGCGCCGTTCATGCACGACGCGCACCACTGGCTGATCCTGCACGGCCGCTACGTGTGCAAGGCGCGCAAACCGGATTGCCCGCGCTGCGCGATCCGCGACCTGTGCCGGTTCGGGGACAAGCCACTGGAGTGAGGAGTGGCGCAGCTGCGGTCGCGTCCTCGACGGTCCTGCGGCGACCGGCCGAAGGCCGCGTGGAGAGGCTGGGGCCGCTCGTACAACAGCCCGCGAATCGCCGGCCGAACGCCCTGGCAGCGGTAACGTACAAGGTGGGGCTTCAGCCCCGGCGGCGGCGGACGCCGGTGATCCTGCCATTGTTCCTGTCGCGGTTGGAACCGCTCCTGCAACAGCCAGCGGAGCGCCGGCCGGGTGCCCTGTAAGAAGGGCTTCAGCCCCGACAGCCGCCGATGCCGGAGCACTCGCCTCCTCGCTCGTCGCAGCGCCGCCCGCAGCCGCACCGGCGCCCGGCCCGGATCGGCAGCCGGTGCAGCAGGACGATACGCACCGGGCTGCGCCGCGCGCTGCCCCTCCACGCGCCGATCCATTGCAGTCCACCACCAGCTCGCTGTCCCTGGCCGCGCCGTTGCGACTCCAGTCGCGCAGCAGTTCCAGGCAGGCATGGTCGAGGTGGTGTCGCCGCGCCAGGTCCAGATGCAGTTCGGTGTCGAGCGGCAGTTGCGCGAGGGTCCGCGCCACGGTCGGCACGCGCAGGAACGTGGCCGAGCCCTCCAACGACAGGCCCAACCAAGGCCAGCGGATCGCGGCCGAACGCGCCGCTGCGCAGATGGGCGGCGAACGCGGAAGCGCCGGCATGGGATCGCCCTGTCATGCGTCGCATGCGCCACGCCTGCAGACCGCGACGTGGCGCAGGGCCGGCGCCAGCCGCGGCCGCGGCGTGGCCTCGGGAGGACGCCGGCCGTCTTCCGGCAGCGGCGGCACGAGGCGGCCCTGCTCGGCGTCGAGGGCGAGGTTCTCGGCGGCGCCGCACGCTGCGACGGCATCAGCACCGGCAGCGCGATCGACGACAGCGCGGCGAGCATCGGCATGCAATTGCGGGCCTGCGTGTCCATGGCCTCGACGTACCCGGCCCGCGCGACGGCAAAGTGTTGCTTCACACAGAAACCCCAGGCGATGGCGCGGCGGCGAGACGATGCCGCGGTGTGCGACACGCATCGTGCGCCGCCGCGCGTGGCGTTCATCTGCACGCCATGGGAGCGCAACATGGTGCGCGTCCAATGCGCAGACGGCGCGGCGGCCTGCGTCCGGCTGCGCGGCCGATGCATCGCAAGTGTCACATTTACGCAATCTTCACATACTAGCCTGCGCGCATCTTCCACCGTCCAGGCACTTCATGAAACTGTCCCGCACCCTCCTCTCGGCAGCCGTCCTCGCTGCGATGTTCGCGCCTGCTGCGCACGCCGAAATCGCCATCGATGTGATCGGCGGCTCGGAAATCTCTTTCGAAGGTCTGGTCCAGGCCGACGGCAGTTGGTACGACAACGATGTGCAGGACCTCAACGGCACCACCGGCAACAATGGCAAGAATTCCGACTTCGGCATCCGCCGCGCCGAGCTGGTCGCCAAGGGCAAGGGTCCAGGCAACCTCGAGTGGGTGGTGGGCTTCGACGCCAGCACCCTGCGCGAGGCGTCCAACAACGGCACTACGGTGCGCAGCACCGGCAAGTTCCTGGACACCAACGTCAAGTACAAGTTCGGCGGCAACGCCAACAACTTCCTGCAGGTCGGCCAGTACAAGCAGCCCAACAGCCTGGAAGAACTGTCCAGCACCAAGAACAACGATTTCATCTCCAAGGCCTCGGTCACCAACACCTACGCGGTGTCGCGGCGGCTCGGCGGCGCGGTCGGCTTCGGCGACAGCAACTGGAGCGTGGTGGGCGGCGCGTTCGGCCGCGAACTGACCCGCAACCTGGCGCACGGCAGCGGCTACGGCGCGCGCGCCACCTTCGCGCCGGTCAACGCGTCGGGCAACGTCCTGCACCTCGGCCTGAGCTACGTGAACTACGACACCGACGCCGACACGCTGCGCCTGCGCGCGCGTCCGGACGCCGACCAGGCCTCGGTGCGGCTGGTCGACAGCGGCAACCTGACCAACACCGACCGCATCGGCGTGATCGGCGGCGAAGCGATGTGGGTCGCCGGCCCGTTCAAGGCGCAGGGCGAGTACTACAACGCCAAGGTCGAGCGCTACGGCGCCAGCGGCAACTACAGCAGCAACGGCTGGTACCTGAGCGGCGTGTGGAACGTCACCGGCGAGACCTGGGGCTACAGGGCCGGCGTGCCGACCACCCCGCTGCCGACCGAACCGGCCAGCGGCATGTGGCAGTTGGGTGTGCGCTACGACGACATCGACCTGAACGACGGCGACGTGGTGACGCGTCCGGTCGGCGCCCCGCTGGTCGCCGGCGTGCTCGGCGGCAAGATGAGCACCTGGACGGTCGGCGCCAACTGGTACTGGCGTTCCAACTTCAAGCTGGCACTGAACTACGTGATGGTGGACAGCAGCAAGTACAGCAGCGCCGCGCGCGGCAACGTCAGTGACAAGCCGAACATCCTCGAGGCGCGCGCGCAGTTCTACTGGTGATCCCGCTTCCCGGTGCGGGGCTGCGTCCTGCACCGGTGCCGCACCGCCGCACCGCATCATGTTTCCGTCATGCACCAGACCCGGCGCCGTCATCGAACGGTTATGCAATGGCCGTCTGCGGCGCCCCGCACATCACTCTCCAGGAGCCTACTCCGTGATCCTCTCGCTCAAGTCCCGCGTCGCCGCCGCCGCCGTCGCCGCGTCGTTCGTGTTCGCCGCCAATGCCGCCGACGTCACCGGCGCCGGCGCCTCCTTCATCTACCCGGTCATGTCCAAGTGGTCGGCCGACTACAACGCCGCCACCGGCAAGAAGGTCAACTACCAGTCGATCGGTTCCGGTGGCGGCATCGCCCAGATCAAGGCGGCGACGGTCGACTTCGGGTCCTCCGACGCGCCGCTCAAACCGGACGAGCTGGCCGCGTCCGGCCTGGCCCAGTTCCCGTCGGTGATCGGCGGCGTGGTGCCGGTGGTCAACGTGCAGGGCGTCGCTCCGGGCGCGCTGAAGCTGGACGGCAAGACCCTGGCCGACATCTTCCTGGGCAAGGTCAAGACCTGGAACGACCCAGCGATCGCCGGCCTGAATCCGGGGCTGAAGCTGCCCGACGCCAAGATCACCGTGGTGCATCGCTCAGACGGCTCGGGCACCAGTTTCAACTTCACCAACTACCTGTCCAAGGTCAATGCCGACTGGAAGAGCAAGGTCGGCGAAGGCACCTCGGTGCAGTGGCCGATCGGCATCGGCGGCAAGGGCAACGAGGGCGTGGCCGCCTACGTCAAGCAAATCAGGGGCGGCATTGGCTACGTCGAACTGTCCTATGCATTGCAGAACAGGATGTCCTACACCGCGATGAAGAACGCCGCCGGCAAGTTCGTGCAGCCCAGCGACGAGAGCTTCGCCGCCGCGGCCGCCAGCGCCGACTGGGCCGGCGCCAAGGACTTCTACCTGGTAATGACCAATGCACCGGGCGAGGCCTCGTGGCCGATCACCGCGACCAACTTCATCCTGGTCCACAAGCAACCGAAGAACCCGGCCGGCGCCAAGGCCGCCAAGGACTTCTTCAAGTGGATGTACGCCAATGGCGACGCGCAGGCCAAGCAGTTGGACTACGTGCCGCTGCCGGACGCGCTGGTCAAGCAGATCGACGCCTACTGGAGCGCCAACCTGAAGTACTGACCGGCACGCTCCACCGATCGCTGCTTGGACGCGGGCCCTGCACACGGGGCCCGCGTTTTTTCTGCTTCCATCGGCAGAAGGGGCTCCGTGCCTGGCATGAGCGGCGCACGGAAGCGGCCGGGGCGCGGCAAGAACAGGCGCGGGGCCGGATGCCGCAAGCCAATGCCGGCGGGACGGGCGGGCCGAACCGCGCGCCGCGCCGCGTCGCCCTCCCGCCGCGGCCCGCCCGGCACCACCGGCAGCTATGCACAAACCGCTGTTTTTCTTGATGAATTTCACGCATGGACGACGCCGTCATGAGGATGTAACAAAAACATCATTTCATAACCTGCATCCGCCGGATCGATCGGCCCCCTTCGCTACGGAGTGACCCATGAACCTGCAGCCGGCACGCTTTGCCGCCCTGACCCTGGCCCTCGCCTTCGCCGTCACTGCCTGCCAGCCCGGCAATGGCGACAAGCCGCAGGAGACGGCCGATGCGGCAGGCGGCGCGCCCGCGGCCGCTCCCGCCGACGGCGCCAGGACCGCCGCGGAGATCTCCGGCGCCGGCGCCTCTTTCATCTATCCGCTGGTGTCCAAGTGGTCGGCCGACTACCACAGCGCCACCGGCAACAAGATCAACTACCAGTCGATCGGTTCCGGCGGCGGCATCGCCCAGATCAAGGCCGGCACGGTCGATTTCGGTTCCTCCGACAAGCCGCTGTCCAGCGAAGAGCTGGCCCAGGCCGGCCTCGGCCAGTTCCCTTCGGCGATCGGCGGCGTGGTGCCGGTGGTCAATCTGGAGGGCATGGCAGCGGGCAAGCTGAAGCTGACCGGCACGCTGCTCGCCGACATCTTCCTCGGCAAGGTCACCACCTGGAACGATCCAGCGATCGCCGCACTCAATCCCGGCACGCCCCTGCCCGGCGGCAAGATCAACCTGGTGCACCGCTCCGACGGCTCGGGCACCAGCTTCAACTTCACCAACTACCTGTCCAAGGTCAGCCCGGAGTGGAAGAGCAAGGTTGGCGAAGGCACCTCCGTGCAGTGGCCGGGCGGCGTCGGCGGCAAGGGCAACGAGGGCGTGGCCTCGTACGTGCAGCAGATCAAGGGCTCGATCGGCTACGTCGAACTGGCCTACGCGCTGCAGAACAAGATGCCGTACGCGTCGCTGCAGAATGCCGCCGGCAACTGGGTCCAGCCCAACGCCGACAGCTTCGCCGCCGCCGCCGCGTCGGCGGACTGGTCCAACGCCAAGGACTTCAACCTGATCATCACCAATGCCGCCGGCGCGCAGGCATGGCCGATCACCGCCACCAACTTCATGCTGATGCACAAGCAGGCCAAGGACCCGGCGCGCAGCAAGGCCACCCTGGAGTTCTTCAAGTGGGCGTTCGAGAAGGGCCAGTCGCAGGCCAGCGATCTGCACTACGTGCCGCTGCCGCCGGAGCTGGTGCAGCAGATCGAGGCTTACTGGGGCAAGGAGTTCAAATAATTAAGCGCAGCAGCGCCGGCGCAGGCGTCCGCGCGGGCGCGGTCGCGTGCCGGGCATGCGACTGGCGGCACCACGTAACACGCCGACTTCCGGGTTCCCGCCAGCGCGGGAGCGACGCAGCCACCCTCCGCGCGCGGCCTATCCCCGCGACGGCCACGATTGGATCGCGCCGCCGCGCGATCCGGCGAAAACCGAGCCCATGAACGCCACTGCCATTCCCGAAGCGATAACGGCGCCGCGCGGACGCGACCTGCGCGATGCCCGTGCCGACCGCCTGTTCCGCTGGACGCTCACCGCCACCGTCGTATTCGTCCTCATCGCGCTGACCGGCGCGGCGCTGTCGATGCTGTGGGGCG encodes:
- the nth gene encoding endonuclease III produces the protein MSARSAAARRGCTLSKAEIHELFSRLAELNPTPTTELDYTTPFELLIAVILSAQATDVGVNKATRRLYSVANTPAAILALGEDGLKRYISSIGLFNAKARNVIATCRILVEQYAGAVPRDRAALQALPGVGRKTANVVLNTAFGEPTIAVDTHIFRVANRTGLAPGKDVRAVEDGLLKRVPAPFMHDAHHWLILHGRYVCKARKPDCPRCAIRDLCRFGDKPLE
- a CDS encoding OprO/OprP family phosphate-selective porin, with the translated sequence MKLSRTLLSAAVLAAMFAPAAHAEIAIDVIGGSEISFEGLVQADGSWYDNDVQDLNGTTGNNGKNSDFGIRRAELVAKGKGPGNLEWVVGFDASTLREASNNGTTVRSTGKFLDTNVKYKFGGNANNFLQVGQYKQPNSLEELSSTKNNDFISKASVTNTYAVSRRLGGAVGFGDSNWSVVGGAFGRELTRNLAHGSGYGARATFAPVNASGNVLHLGLSYVNYDTDADTLRLRARPDADQASVRLVDSGNLTNTDRIGVIGGEAMWVAGPFKAQGEYYNAKVERYGASGNYSSNGWYLSGVWNVTGETWGYRAGVPTTPLPTEPASGMWQLGVRYDDIDLNDGDVVTRPVGAPLVAGVLGGKMSTWTVGANWYWRSNFKLALNYVMVDSSKYSSAARGNVSDKPNILEARAQFYW
- the pstS gene encoding phosphate ABC transporter substrate-binding protein PstS, whose amino-acid sequence is MILSLKSRVAAAAVAASFVFAANAADVTGAGASFIYPVMSKWSADYNAATGKKVNYQSIGSGGGIAQIKAATVDFGSSDAPLKPDELAASGLAQFPSVIGGVVPVVNVQGVAPGALKLDGKTLADIFLGKVKTWNDPAIAGLNPGLKLPDAKITVVHRSDGSGTSFNFTNYLSKVNADWKSKVGEGTSVQWPIGIGGKGNEGVAAYVKQIRGGIGYVELSYALQNRMSYTAMKNAAGKFVQPSDESFAAAAASADWAGAKDFYLVMTNAPGEASWPITATNFILVHKQPKNPAGAKAAKDFFKWMYANGDAQAKQLDYVPLPDALVKQIDAYWSANLKY
- the pstS gene encoding phosphate ABC transporter substrate-binding protein PstS, producing the protein MNLQPARFAALTLALAFAVTACQPGNGDKPQETADAAGGAPAAAPADGARTAAEISGAGASFIYPLVSKWSADYHSATGNKINYQSIGSGGGIAQIKAGTVDFGSSDKPLSSEELAQAGLGQFPSAIGGVVPVVNLEGMAAGKLKLTGTLLADIFLGKVTTWNDPAIAALNPGTPLPGGKINLVHRSDGSGTSFNFTNYLSKVSPEWKSKVGEGTSVQWPGGVGGKGNEGVASYVQQIKGSIGYVELAYALQNKMPYASLQNAAGNWVQPNADSFAAAAASADWSNAKDFNLIITNAAGAQAWPITATNFMLMHKQAKDPARSKATLEFFKWAFEKGQSQASDLHYVPLPPELVQQIEAYWGKEFK